The following proteins are encoded in a genomic region of Sesamum indicum cultivar Zhongzhi No. 13 linkage group LG8, S_indicum_v1.0, whole genome shotgun sequence:
- the LOC105168971 gene encoding LOW QUALITY PROTEIN: alkaline/neutral invertase A, mitochondrial (The sequence of the model RefSeq protein was modified relative to this genomic sequence to represent the inferred CDS: deleted 1 base in 1 codon), translating to MRATKFVKMKPCCRILLPCRNTPFLGVPIPKSSNFASHTNCLFDSHFSAPNDRTSSPRVFVFKTILGQSQKPNSAPNSNWSQSRIFSTTCGCNFSKRAHYLVGSVASNVKSFSTSIETRVNDKNFERIYVQGGLNVKPLVEKIDLDEDAVKKEDDRIEVKDVENDVKNENLKEAESADAAKEESEIEKDAWKLLRDSVVTYCGSPVGTLAANDPNDKQPLNYDQVFIRDFVPSAFAFLLKGEGEIVRNFLLHTLQLQSWEKTVDCYSPGQGLMPASFKVRSVALDDNKFEEVLDPDFGESAIGRVAPVDSGLWWIILLRAYVKLTGDSGLTERGDVQTGIKLIINLCLSDGFDMFPSLLVTDGSCMIDRRMGIHGHPLEIQSLFYSALRCAREMLALDDGSKNLVRAINNRLSALSFHIREYYWVDLKKINEIYRYKTEEYSTEATNKFNIYPEQIPHWLMHWIPEEGGYLIGNLQPAHMDFRFFTLGNLWSIVSSLGTPKQNEAILNLIEAKWDDLIAQMPLKICFPALESEDWRIITGCDPKNTPWSYHNGGSWPTLLWQFTLACMKMGRTDLAKKAIDIAERRLPLDRWPEYYDTRNGKFIGKQARLYQTWSVAGYLTSKLLLENPNMASLLFWEEDYDLLEICVCALSNSSRKKCSRRLAKSQILV from the exons ATGAGAGCTaccaaatttgtaaaaatgaaGCCCTGTTGTAGAATTTTGTTACCTTGTAGGAACACACCTTTTTTGGGTGTCCCAATTCCCAAATCCTCCAATTTTGCGTCGCACACTAACTGTTTGTTTGATTCCCACTTTAGTGCCCCCAATGATCGCACCTCTTCACCTCGTGTTTTCGTGTTCAAGACCATCCTGGGACAATCCCAGAAGCCGAATTCTGCACCCAATTCGAATTGGAGTCAGTCGAGAATTTTCTCAACCACCTGCGGGTGTAATTTTAGCAAAAGAGCGCATTATTTAGTTGGTAGTGTTGCATCAAATGTCAAGAGTTTTTCTACATCTATTGAAACCCGTGTCAATGACAAGAATTTCGAGAGAATTTACGTGCAGGGTGGGCTTAATGTTAAGCCACTTGTGGAGAAAATTGATTTGGATGAGGATGCAGTGAAAAAGGAGGATGATAGGATTGAGGTTAAAGATGTCGAAAATGAtgtgaaaaatgagaatttgaaAGAGGCTGAGAGTGCAGACGCTGCTAAAGAAGAGTCTGAAATCGAAAAGGACGCGTGGAAGCTGCTGAGGGATTCGGTTGTGACGTATTGTGGGAGCCCTGTGGGTACCCTGGCTGCAAACGATCCAAATGACAAGCAGCCACTTAACTATGATCAGGTGTTTATAAGGGATTTCGTCCCATCAGCCTTTGCATTTTTGCTAAAGGGTGAGGGAGAAATAGTGAGGAATTTCTTGCTTCACACCCTGCAACTACAG AGTTGGGAGAAAACGGTGGACTGCTACAGTCCCGGACAAGGATTGATGCCAGCAAGTTTTAAGGTTAGATCTGTGGCTCTAGATGATAATAAGTTTGAAGAAGTTCTTGATCCAGATTTTGGAGAGTCAGCTATTGGCCGAGTAGCACCTGTGGATTCTG GACTATGGTGGATCATTTTATTGAGAGCTTATGTGAAGCTTACTGGTGACTCAGGGTTG ACGGAAAGAGGCGATGTACAAACCGGgataaaactcataataaaTCTGTGCTTGTCTGATGGTTTTGATATGTTTCCTTCTTTACTTGTCACTGATGGCTCCTGTATGATTGACCGTCGGATGGGTATTCACGGGCACCCTTTGGAGATTCAA TCCTTATTTTACTCGGCTCTTCGATGTGCACGGGAGATGCTTGCATTGGATGATGGATCAAAGAATTTGGTGAGAGCCATCAATAACAGACTCAGTGCATTGTCGTTTCACATCAGAGAATATTACTGGGTTGATCTGAAGAAAATCAATGAAATCTACCGTTACAAGACTGAGGAGTATTCCACAGAAGCCACTAACAAGTTCAATATATATCCCGAACAAATTCCTCATTGGTTAATGCATTGGATTCCTGAGGAAGGCGGTTATCTTATTGGCAACCTGCAGCCAGCTCACATGGATTTTAGGTTCTTCACGCTCGGAAATCTCTGGTCCATAGTATCATCTCTGGGTACTCCAAAACAAAACGAGGCTATATTGAATCTCATCGAAGCTAAATGGGATGATCTGATCGCTCAGATGCCTCTTAAAATATGCTTCCCTGCTTTGGAGTCTGAGGATTGGCGAATAATCACTGGATGTGATCCAAAGAATAC ACCTTGGTCATATCATAATGGGGGGTCTTGGCCAACACTGTTGTGGCAG TTCACATTGGCATGCATGAAAATGGGTCGAACAGATCTGGCAAAGAAGGCAATTGACATAGCCGAAAGAAGGCTACCTCTCGATCGCTGGCCTGAATACTATGACACGCGCAATGGCAAGTTCATAGGAAAGCAGGCCCGACTATACCAGACATGGTCTGTAGCCGGATACCTGACGTCAAAGCTGCTGTTGGAGAACCCGAATATGGCTTCCCTTTTATTCTGGGAAGAAGACTATGATCTTCTTGAAATCTGTGTCTGCGCCCTGAGCAACTCCAGCCGCAAAAAGTGCTCCCGCCGGCTCGCCAAGTCTCAGATTCTTGTTTGA